In one Mycobacteroides chelonae genomic region, the following are encoded:
- the uvrB gene encoding excinuclease ABC subunit UvrB, protein MAFATEHPIVAHSEYRPVTDVLRTDGRFEVVSQYEPAGDQPGAIAELERRVRAGEKDVVLLGATGTGKSATTAWLIERLQRPTLVMAPNKTLAAQLANELREMLPHNAVEYFVSYYDYYQPEAYIAQTDTYIEKDSSINDDVERLRHSATSNLLSRRDVVVVASVSCIYGLGTPQSYLDRSVQLDVGLEVPRDALLRLLVDMQYNRNDMAFTRGTFRVRGDTVEIIPSYEELAVRIEFFGDEVEALYYLHPLTGDVVRQANSLRIFPATHYVAGPDRMTKALEGVEQELEERLAELEGQGKLLEAQRLRMRTNYDIEMMRNVGFCSGIENYSRHIDGRGAGTPPSTLLDYFPDDFLLVIDESHVTVPQIGAMYEGDMSRKRNLVDFGFRLPSATDNRPLTWEEFAERIGQTVYLSATPGNYERNAAGGEFVEQVIRPTGLVDPKVVVKPTKGQIDDLIASIRQRTEADERVLVTTLTKKMAEDLTDYLLEMGIRVRYLHSEVDTLRRVELLRQLRLGEYDVLVGINLLREGLDLPEVSLVAILDADKEGFLRSSRSLIQTIGRAARNVSGEVHMYADTMTDSMKEAIDETDRRRAKQIAYNEANGIDPQPLRKKIADILDQVYREAEDTEEVAVGGSGRNASRGRRAQGEPGRAVSAGVFEGRDTKSMPRAELADLIKDMTEQMMAAARDLQFELAARFRDEIADLKKELRGMDAAGLK, encoded by the coding sequence ATGGCTTTCGCAACAGAACACCCCATCGTTGCGCATTCCGAGTACCGCCCGGTCACGGACGTCTTGCGTACCGATGGGCGATTCGAGGTCGTCAGTCAGTATGAGCCCGCGGGCGATCAGCCGGGTGCCATCGCCGAGCTCGAGCGCAGAGTTCGGGCGGGGGAGAAGGACGTGGTGCTGCTGGGTGCCACGGGTACCGGCAAGTCGGCGACCACCGCCTGGCTCATCGAACGGCTGCAACGGCCGACGCTGGTGATGGCACCCAACAAGACGCTCGCCGCGCAGCTGGCCAACGAGCTTCGGGAAATGTTGCCGCACAACGCTGTCGAGTACTTCGTCTCGTACTACGACTATTACCAGCCGGAAGCCTATATCGCGCAGACCGATACGTACATCGAGAAGGACAGCTCTATCAATGACGACGTGGAGCGCCTGCGGCACTCCGCGACCTCCAACCTGCTGTCCCGGCGCGACGTCGTGGTGGTGGCCTCGGTGTCGTGCATCTACGGTCTGGGCACCCCGCAGTCGTATCTGGACCGTTCTGTGCAACTGGATGTGGGGCTCGAAGTGCCCCGGGACGCGCTGCTGCGACTGCTGGTCGACATGCAGTACAACCGCAACGACATGGCATTCACCCGTGGCACCTTCCGGGTCCGCGGCGACACTGTCGAGATCATTCCCTCGTATGAGGAGCTGGCGGTGCGCATCGAATTCTTCGGCGACGAGGTCGAGGCGCTCTACTATCTGCATCCGCTCACCGGAGATGTTGTACGGCAAGCTAATTCATTAAGAATCTTTCCGGCGACGCATTACGTGGCGGGGCCGGATCGGATGACGAAGGCCCTTGAGGGTGTCGAGCAGGAGCTCGAGGAAAGACTTGCCGAGTTGGAGGGCCAGGGCAAGCTGCTGGAAGCCCAGCGCCTGAGGATGCGGACCAATTACGACATCGAGATGATGCGCAACGTGGGCTTCTGCTCGGGGATCGAGAACTACTCGCGGCATATCGACGGGCGCGGGGCCGGCACCCCGCCATCGACGCTGCTCGACTACTTCCCCGACGATTTCCTGCTGGTCATCGACGAGTCGCATGTGACGGTTCCCCAAATCGGCGCCATGTACGAGGGGGATATGTCGCGTAAGAGGAATCTGGTGGATTTCGGCTTCCGGTTGCCGTCGGCTACCGACAACAGGCCACTCACCTGGGAAGAGTTCGCCGAGCGAATCGGGCAGACCGTGTATCTGTCTGCGACGCCCGGGAACTATGAGCGCAATGCCGCCGGCGGCGAGTTCGTGGAGCAGGTGATCCGGCCGACCGGCCTGGTGGATCCGAAGGTGGTCGTCAAACCCACCAAAGGCCAGATCGACGATCTGATCGCCTCAATCCGTCAACGCACTGAAGCCGATGAGCGGGTGCTCGTGACGACGTTGACGAAGAAAATGGCCGAGGATCTCACCGACTATCTGTTGGAGATGGGTATTCGGGTGCGTTACCTGCATTCGGAGGTGGACACCCTGCGGCGCGTCGAACTGCTGCGTCAGCTCCGGCTCGGCGAGTATGACGTCCTCGTCGGTATCAACCTCCTACGGGAAGGTCTGGACCTGCCCGAGGTGTCGCTGGTCGCCATTCTCGACGCCGACAAGGAAGGATTTCTGCGGTCCAGCAGGAGTCTGATTCAGACCATCGGCCGGGCCGCGCGCAACGTATCCGGCGAGGTGCACATGTACGCGGACACCATGACGGACTCGATGAAAGAGGCCATCGATGAGACCGATCGCCGACGCGCCAAGCAGATCGCATACAACGAGGCGAACGGGATAGACCCACAACCGCTGCGCAAGAAGATCGCTGACATCCTGGACCAGGTGTACCGCGAAGCCGAAGACACCGAGGAAGTGGCGGTAGGTGGATCGGGCCGCAACGCGAGTCGCGGCAGGCGCGCGCAGGGTGAGCCGGGACGCGCGGTCAGTGCCGGAGTGTTCGAGGGGCGCGATACCAAGAGCATGCCTCGGGCCGAGTTGGCCGATCTGATCAAGGACATGACCGAGCAGATGATGGCGGCGGCACGCGATCTGCAGTTCGAGTTGGCGGCACGATTCCGTGACGAGATCGCCGATCTGAAGAAGGAATTACGCGGTATGGACGCCGCGGGCCTGAAGTAA
- a CDS encoding MmpS family transport accessory protein, with protein sequence MARVWIPLVVIVALAAASFGVYRLHGVFGSTSINSAAGIKDDSKNIIPKDIVYEIFGPAGTKGEVNYLDDRAQPQRAQFTTLPWTLTITTTMTSVFANVVAMGDSDEIGCRILSNGEVKDEQTVSNHNAQVFCMVKSA encoded by the coding sequence TTGGCGCGGGTATGGATCCCGCTCGTCGTGATAGTGGCGCTCGCGGCCGCTAGCTTCGGCGTCTACCGGCTTCACGGAGTGTTCGGCTCGACCAGCATCAATTCGGCGGCCGGTATCAAGGACGACTCCAAGAACATCATCCCGAAAGACATCGTCTACGAAATCTTCGGTCCCGCAGGGACAAAGGGCGAGGTCAACTATCTCGATGACAGGGCGCAGCCGCAGCGCGCCCAGTTCACCACCCTGCCGTGGACGCTCACCATCACGACGACCATGACATCCGTCTTCGCCAATGTCGTCGCGATGGGCGATAGCGACGAAATCGGCTGCCGCATCCTGTCCAACGGCGAGGTCAAGGACGAGCAGACCGTGTCCAACCACAACGCCCAAGTCTTCTGCATGGTGAAATCCGCATGA
- a CDS encoding MFS transporter — translation MTHDQATGSWRDLLCGRQLGIVTVLAGGVALYATNVYLTTSLLPSAVADIGGERFYAWVTTLYLIASVSAATVVSSLLGRAGPRGAYLLAFGAFAVGTLVCAVAPAMQVMLAGRVIQGAAGGLLAGLAYAVINLSLPQRLWTRASALTSAMWGVGTFVGPAAGGLFAQFGLWRWAFVSLTLVTLGIAAMVPSVLPRTDSANVAATGRGAPLRSLLILTAAAALVAVAGLQSSMPAMVGLIAAAAPLVILFVVLDRRATAWVLPKAVFAGNPLKWIYLTIAVLAAASMVETFIPFFGQRLGHLIPVAAGFLGATLAFGWTVGEMISASATARTIARVVTIAPVVVAAGLVLAGALQRDGAGALEIALWALGFAVTGAGIGMAWPHLASAAMSMSSDSGESAAAAAAISTVQLIAGAFGAGLAGVLVNLGGSDTHGAHLLYLGFAAIVLSGVAVSSRVFRAAAGPGRGVDMTNTARESAVRAPT, via the coding sequence ATGACTCACGATCAGGCGACCGGCAGCTGGCGGGATCTGTTGTGCGGGCGGCAACTCGGCATCGTCACGGTGCTGGCCGGTGGGGTGGCGCTGTACGCCACCAACGTGTATCTCACCACCAGTCTGTTGCCGAGCGCCGTCGCTGACATCGGTGGGGAACGTTTCTACGCATGGGTGACAACGCTGTATTTGATCGCTTCGGTCAGTGCCGCGACGGTGGTGAGTTCGCTTCTTGGCCGGGCCGGCCCCCGGGGCGCGTACCTTCTGGCGTTCGGCGCGTTCGCGGTCGGCACCCTCGTGTGTGCGGTGGCACCGGCAATGCAGGTCATGCTCGCCGGGCGCGTGATCCAGGGGGCGGCCGGCGGACTGCTTGCAGGGTTGGCCTATGCGGTCATCAATCTTTCTCTGCCGCAACGGTTATGGACGCGCGCCTCGGCGCTCACATCGGCAATGTGGGGTGTTGGGACCTTCGTGGGCCCCGCGGCCGGCGGGCTGTTCGCGCAGTTCGGGCTGTGGCGGTGGGCATTCGTATCGTTGACGCTGGTCACCCTGGGCATCGCTGCGATGGTGCCCTCGGTGTTGCCCCGGACGGATAGTGCGAATGTCGCGGCTACCGGGCGTGGTGCTCCGCTGCGGTCGCTGCTCATCCTCACGGCGGCGGCCGCTTTGGTGGCCGTGGCCGGGCTCCAGTCCTCGATGCCCGCCATGGTGGGGTTGATCGCCGCAGCAGCTCCTCTGGTGATCCTGTTCGTCGTACTCGACCGTCGTGCCACCGCATGGGTACTGCCCAAAGCGGTCTTCGCCGGCAATCCACTCAAGTGGATCTATCTGACGATCGCGGTGCTGGCGGCGGCCTCCATGGTGGAGACATTCATTCCGTTCTTTGGTCAGCGCCTCGGGCACCTGATCCCTGTCGCTGCGGGATTCCTGGGGGCCACCTTGGCATTCGGATGGACCGTTGGCGAAATGATCAGCGCATCGGCCACGGCGCGGACCATCGCACGTGTGGTGACGATCGCTCCCGTCGTGGTTGCGGCGGGACTTGTCCTGGCCGGTGCGTTACAGCGCGACGGTGCCGGAGCCCTGGAGATCGCGTTATGGGCACTCGGTTTCGCGGTGACGGGAGCCGGTATCGGCATGGCGTGGCCGCACTTGGCGTCTGCGGCGATGTCGATGTCTTCCGATTCGGGCGAAAGCGCAGCGGCCGCAGCCGCCATCAGCACCGTGCAGCTGATAGCCGGAGCCTTCGGCGCCGGGTTGGCGGGGGTGCTCGTCAATCTCGGCGGGTCGGACACGCACGGGGCCCACCTGCTGTACCTGGGGTTCGCCGCGATCGTGCTATCGGGTGTCGCGGTGTCCTCCAGAGTGTTTCGCGCCGCTGCCGGACCCGGGCGAGGAGTCGACATGACGAACACGGCGCGGGAGAGCGCGGTAAGAGCCCCCACGTAG
- a CDS encoding RND family transporter, with protein sequence MSTHSAPTHGATQKPSRIARFIHTFSVPIILAWLVLTVIVNVVVPQLEEVGKEHSVSLASKDAPSYQAIKRQGELFQQFKDDSMVMVLLENDTKFSTDMNDKAHTFYREMVKRLRADTNHVEYAQDFWGDRITAGGAQSVDEKAAYVQLNLRGDQGTTEGKESVTAVQDLVAKLIDESKKNGTYPDGLKVFVTGQAALTMDMNDAGDKSMLKMTGITFIVITIMLLFIYRSITTVLLILFMVFVELGAARGVVAILGNAEIIGLSTFAVNLLTSLAIAAGTDYAIFLIGRYQELRAEGKERLESFYLTYHSVSHVILGSGLTIAGATFCLKFTRLPYFESLGVPCAIGMLVVVAASLTIGPAVLLIATKFGLLESKRTIKNRTWRKIGTAIVRWPGPILAVTMIIALLGLGILPSYTVNYNDRYYIPGSLPSIQGFQASDRHFSKARMNPDILIVEADKDLRTPANMLVLDRIAKNVFRVEGINKVQSMTRPMGAPIDHSSVPFQVSMQSVSMTENMNYLKNSMSDMLKMADDMGSMIAIMERMYSIMKELVGVTHNMATVTTPDMISVTNQMRDNIANFDDQFRPLRNYFYWDKHCFDIPMCWSMRSLFDTIDGIDKLAESMQGLLKDITNMDRLMPQMVEQLPPMIAITKNMRNTMLTMYSTMNGMIGQMDRMTDTATVMGQAFDEAKNDDFFYLPPEAFDNEDFKKGVKLMMSPDGKAAQFIITHEGDYASNESLANTEVELKAAKNAIKGTPLDEAKLYLGGTAPTYHDIGEMVKYDLMIAVIASLCLIFVIMLVITRSIVAAFTIVGTIAISLGASFGLSVLLWEHILGLQLHWFVLPFTVIILLAVGSDYNLLLVSRFKEELHGGLNTAILRGVGGSGSVATQAGLVFAFTMGSMITSDLIAIGQSGSAICLGLLFDTFIIRAFMTPAIAALMGRWFWWPMKVSKYATDPPPPPVPVEQQAPPPPAPVPVGSGPVHDEPVTTEFPRPAI encoded by the coding sequence ATGAGCACACATAGCGCTCCTACTCACGGCGCAACCCAAAAGCCTTCGCGCATAGCGCGGTTCATCCACACCTTCTCGGTGCCGATCATTCTGGCCTGGCTGGTCTTGACGGTCATCGTCAACGTGGTCGTGCCGCAGCTCGAAGAGGTCGGCAAAGAGCACTCGGTGTCGTTGGCGTCCAAGGACGCTCCGTCATATCAGGCCATCAAGCGCCAAGGTGAGCTGTTCCAGCAGTTCAAAGACGACAGCATGGTCATGGTCCTGTTGGAGAACGACACCAAGTTCTCGACGGACATGAATGACAAGGCGCACACCTTCTACCGCGAGATGGTGAAGCGGCTACGGGCCGACACCAACCACGTGGAATACGCCCAGGACTTCTGGGGTGACCGCATCACCGCCGGTGGTGCGCAGAGTGTCGACGAGAAAGCCGCCTACGTTCAGCTGAATCTCCGAGGAGATCAGGGCACGACCGAAGGCAAGGAATCCGTAACGGCCGTACAGGATCTCGTCGCGAAGCTCATAGACGAGAGCAAGAAGAACGGCACATATCCAGACGGCCTCAAGGTCTTCGTCACCGGTCAGGCCGCACTGACGATGGATATGAACGACGCCGGCGACAAGAGCATGCTCAAGATGACGGGCATCACCTTCATCGTCATCACCATCATGCTGTTGTTCATCTACCGATCCATTACGACGGTGCTGCTCATCCTGTTCATGGTGTTCGTCGAACTGGGCGCCGCCCGCGGCGTCGTCGCGATTCTCGGCAACGCCGAGATCATCGGACTATCGACATTCGCGGTCAACCTGCTGACCTCATTGGCCATCGCGGCCGGTACCGACTACGCGATCTTCCTGATCGGGCGATATCAAGAACTGAGAGCGGAGGGTAAGGAGAGACTCGAGTCCTTCTATCTGACGTATCACAGTGTCTCGCACGTGATTCTGGGTTCCGGTCTGACGATCGCCGGTGCCACCTTCTGCCTGAAATTCACACGACTGCCGTACTTCGAGTCGCTCGGTGTGCCATGTGCGATCGGCATGCTCGTCGTGGTGGCCGCATCGCTGACCATCGGGCCGGCGGTACTGCTGATCGCGACGAAGTTCGGGCTGTTGGAGTCCAAGCGCACCATCAAGAATCGGACCTGGCGCAAGATCGGTACCGCCATCGTGCGCTGGCCCGGGCCGATCCTGGCAGTCACGATGATCATCGCGCTGCTGGGACTGGGGATCCTGCCCTCGTACACGGTCAACTACAACGACCGCTACTACATCCCGGGAAGTCTGCCGTCGATCCAGGGCTTCCAGGCATCCGACCGGCACTTCTCGAAGGCGAGAATGAACCCGGACATCTTGATCGTCGAAGCGGACAAGGATCTGCGGACCCCGGCCAACATGTTGGTGCTGGACCGAATCGCCAAGAACGTCTTCCGGGTGGAGGGCATCAACAAGGTGCAGAGCATGACGCGCCCGATGGGTGCCCCCATCGACCACAGTTCGGTGCCCTTCCAGGTGAGTATGCAATCGGTATCGATGACCGAGAACATGAACTATCTGAAGAACAGCATGTCGGACATGTTGAAGATGGCCGACGATATGGGTTCCATGATCGCGATCATGGAACGCATGTACAGCATCATGAAAGAGCTGGTCGGCGTCACGCACAATATGGCGACGGTGACCACCCCCGATATGATCAGTGTCACCAATCAGATGCGGGACAATATCGCCAATTTCGACGATCAATTCCGGCCGCTGCGTAACTATTTCTATTGGGATAAGCACTGCTTCGATATTCCGATGTGCTGGTCCATGCGCTCGCTATTCGACACCATTGATGGGATCGACAAACTAGCCGAGAGCATGCAGGGGTTGCTCAAAGACATAACCAATATGGACCGGCTCATGCCGCAGATGGTTGAGCAGCTTCCGCCCATGATCGCCATTACGAAAAACATGCGGAACACCATGCTGACCATGTACAGCACCATGAACGGCATGATCGGCCAGATGGATCGCATGACCGACACCGCAACGGTGATGGGTCAAGCGTTCGATGAGGCCAAGAACGACGACTTCTTCTACTTGCCGCCGGAAGCCTTCGACAACGAGGACTTCAAGAAGGGTGTCAAGCTGATGATGTCGCCGGACGGCAAGGCCGCGCAGTTCATCATCACCCATGAGGGTGACTACGCCAGCAATGAGTCACTGGCCAACACCGAGGTCGAGCTCAAGGCCGCGAAGAACGCGATCAAGGGCACTCCGCTGGACGAAGCCAAGCTCTATCTGGGTGGTACCGCACCGACGTACCACGACATCGGCGAGATGGTGAAGTACGACCTGATGATCGCGGTCATCGCATCGCTGTGCCTGATCTTCGTGATCATGCTGGTGATCACGCGAAGCATCGTGGCGGCATTCACGATCGTCGGAACCATCGCGATATCGCTGGGTGCGTCCTTCGGTCTGTCAGTGTTGTTGTGGGAGCACATCCTTGGTCTGCAGCTGCACTGGTTCGTGCTCCCGTTCACCGTCATCATCTTGTTGGCGGTCGGATCGGACTACAACCTGCTCTTGGTGTCCAGATTCAAGGAAGAGCTACACGGTGGTCTGAACACCGCGATTCTCCGAGGCGTCGGCGGATCTGGAAGTGTGGCAACCCAGGCCGGTCTGGTGTTCGCGTTCACCATGGGGTCGATGATCACCAGCGACCTGATCGCGATCGGCCAGTCCGGGTCGGCGATCTGCCTTGGTCTGCTCTTCGACACCTTCATCATCCGGGCGTTCATGACGCCGGCAATCGCCGCGCTCATGGGTCGATGGTTCTGGTGGCCCATGAAGGTGAGCAAGTACGCCACCGATCCGCCACCGCCTCCGGTGCCGGTCGAGCAGCAGGCGCCACCGCCGCCGGCTCCTGTTCCGGTCGGTTCGGGTCCCGTGCACGACGAGCCAGTCACCACGGAATTCCCGCGACCTGCGATCTAA
- a CDS encoding DUF402 domain-containing protein: MHPPKREIFDLDAMTNTDPKGIVRSVDEYRVEPWGLFMARPTPGRAQFHYLESWLLPALGLRANIFHFNPGYERDQDFYLDVGDFVPGPSQWLAVDHYLDLVVRCGRETELADVDELLEAHRAGLLSAAASELAIRRAATAIDALAGHGHDLNAWLSATGMPLTWHDPNGDTHA, encoded by the coding sequence GTGCACCCGCCCAAACGCGAGATATTCGACCTCGATGCCATGACGAACACCGATCCCAAGGGAATCGTGCGGTCGGTGGATGAGTACCGGGTGGAGCCCTGGGGATTGTTCATGGCGCGCCCAACGCCCGGTCGGGCGCAGTTCCACTACTTGGAGTCCTGGCTGCTCCCGGCGTTGGGACTGCGGGCGAACATCTTCCATTTCAATCCGGGATACGAGCGCGATCAGGATTTCTACCTCGACGTCGGCGACTTTGTCCCCGGGCCGTCGCAGTGGCTGGCCGTCGACCACTATCTTGACCTCGTGGTGCGCTGCGGACGCGAGACCGAACTAGCCGATGTGGACGAGTTGCTCGAGGCGCACAGAGCAGGGTTGCTATCTGCTGCCGCATCCGAGCTCGCGATCCGCCGGGCAGCCACTGCCATCGATGCCCTCGCCGGGCACGGTCACGATCTGAACGCGTGGTTGAGCGCCACGGGAATGCCGCTGACCTGGCACGATCCGAACGGAGACACGCATGCCTGA
- a CDS encoding Gfo/Idh/MocA family protein — translation MPDTIRWGIIGPGRIAGNVARDFPLTPGAELIAVASRSAERARDFAETHRIPRAFGSYRELLADPDVDAVYIATPHPQHRQAAIAALTAGKAILVEKAFTATAAGAQQIIDIARARGVFAMEAMWTRFQPAIVAAKNLVDDGAIGEVRQVQADLGVDRPFDPDDRLFSPTLGGGALLDLGVYVVSLAQYFLGDPAAVVAHGSLFPTGVDAEAGLLLRYDDGRTATLLCSLLHHTPGQARIFGTEGWIDILPRFHHPREIVLHRKGSDPESIVKPPVGGGYSHELAEVTGCLLEGSAQSTVMPLADTLAVQRVLNTACEQLGVHHREDPADLD, via the coding sequence ATGCCTGACACCATTCGCTGGGGAATCATCGGCCCCGGCCGCATCGCGGGAAACGTGGCCCGCGATTTCCCACTCACACCGGGAGCAGAGCTGATAGCCGTTGCCTCGCGGTCGGCCGAACGTGCCCGCGACTTCGCGGAGACACATCGCATTCCGCGAGCCTTCGGCTCGTACCGGGAGTTGCTCGCCGATCCCGATGTGGACGCCGTGTACATCGCCACCCCACATCCCCAACATCGACAGGCCGCCATCGCCGCACTCACCGCGGGCAAGGCAATCTTGGTCGAGAAGGCCTTCACCGCGACGGCGGCCGGAGCGCAGCAGATCATCGATATCGCAAGGGCGCGTGGCGTTTTTGCCATGGAGGCGATGTGGACCCGGTTTCAGCCGGCGATCGTCGCGGCCAAGAATCTTGTCGACGACGGGGCCATCGGCGAGGTCCGCCAGGTCCAGGCGGACCTGGGAGTGGACCGCCCGTTCGATCCCGACGACAGGCTGTTCAGTCCGACGCTGGGCGGCGGCGCGCTGTTGGATCTCGGTGTCTACGTGGTCTCGCTGGCCCAGTACTTCCTCGGCGATCCGGCCGCAGTGGTGGCACATGGTTCGTTGTTCCCCACCGGGGTTGACGCCGAGGCCGGCCTGCTCCTGCGCTATGACGACGGACGCACCGCGACGCTGCTGTGTTCACTGCTACATCACACTCCCGGCCAGGCGCGCATATTCGGCACCGAGGGCTGGATCGATATCCTCCCCCGATTCCATCACCCTCGCGAAATCGTGTTGCACCGCAAGGGATCTGACCCTGAGTCGATAGTGAAGCCGCCCGTCGGTGGCGGATACAGTCACGAGCTGGCCGAGGTCACCGGATGCCTGCTCGAGGGCAGCGCGCAGAGCACCGTGATGCCCCTCGCCGACACCTTGGCCGTACAGCGGGTGCTCAACACGGCGTGCGAACAGCTCGGGGTGCATCACCGCGAAGACCCTGCTGACCTGGACTGA
- the soxR gene encoding redox-sensitive transcriptional activator SoxR: MKDKAELLPIGEVARRSGIAVSAVRYYADIGLIPAERTSGNARVFRRHALRRISLIRVATGFGIPLSEVAEVLSSLPDDRAPSTRDWQRISRQWHSHLEERKNAIADMQEKLTGCIGCGCLSMTKCTLFNPADVLAEDGSTGALLLADPG; the protein is encoded by the coding sequence ATGAAGGACAAGGCCGAGCTGTTGCCGATAGGCGAGGTGGCCAGGCGCTCCGGAATCGCGGTATCCGCCGTGCGTTACTACGCCGATATCGGCCTGATTCCCGCCGAACGCACATCCGGCAACGCACGGGTGTTCCGGCGTCACGCGTTGCGCCGAATCTCGCTGATCCGGGTCGCAACCGGGTTCGGCATCCCCCTGTCGGAAGTCGCCGAGGTGCTGTCGAGCCTGCCCGACGACCGGGCGCCGAGTACTCGTGACTGGCAACGAATCTCGCGCCAGTGGCATTCGCATCTGGAAGAGCGCAAGAACGCCATCGCGGACATGCAGGAGAAGCTCACCGGATGCATCGGCTGCGGATGCCTGTCCATGACCAAATGCACGCTGTTCAATCCTGCCGACGTCCTCGCCGAGGACGGGTCGACCGGCGCACTCCTGCTCGCCGATCCGGGCTGA
- a CDS encoding DUF5078 domain-containing protein — MRLNSIRSNIRGSFRAAGIAIVTAGIAASTVPAIASADSTDDYPVPRRMLKTTCTAEQYLAAVRDYDPIYYTRYMIDKNNKPDYVQQATIDRIHEFFAKDYAGRRAESEVFAVNYPPEALTSQWPNWGKIFFNNKGVVAKGTENCSKYPSDMSVWDGP, encoded by the coding sequence ATGCGCCTGAACTCTATTCGTAGCAATATTCGCGGTTCTTTCCGCGCTGCCGGAATTGCGATAGTCACCGCGGGAATTGCCGCGAGCACAGTGCCCGCGATTGCCTCCGCAGACTCCACCGATGACTACCCAGTTCCCCGCCGGATGCTGAAAACCACGTGTACAGCCGAACAATATCTGGCTGCGGTTCGCGATTACGACCCGATTTACTACACGCGGTACATGATCGATAAGAACAACAAGCCCGACTATGTGCAGCAGGCGACGATCGATCGGATTCATGAGTTCTTCGCCAAGGACTACGCGGGCCGTCGTGCCGAGTCCGAGGTTTTCGCGGTGAACTACCCGCCCGAGGCGTTGACATCGCAATGGCCCAACTGGGGCAAGATCTTCTTCAATAACAAGGGTGTCGTCGCGAAGGGCACCGAGAACTGCAGCAAGTACCCATCCGATATGTCGGTGTGGGACGGCCCCTAA